A genomic stretch from Candidatus Omnitrophota bacterium includes:
- a CDS encoding diguanylate cyclase, with translation MDQPKKILIISSDKNLREVLRFCFDGWGYQVILFETMVHDVTPIKKISPNVIVIDVHAAKHMDLEICGLLKSDFITAYIPVITLINKRQLRGHLLSIKQGVDDYLIKPPDPLDLRVRVEMAIKRLQYSFYSMPLTGLPGGRLIEENLRDRLKDGKAFSFGYLDLDNFKYFNDMYGYLQGDRVIMQTAYMLYTTILKFGNSGDFIGHIGGDDFAFITTPDKHAAICQNFIAAFNMVMPFHYNKEDRSRGYVVARARDHKIKNIPLVSVSIAVVNSGEDEKFKNVIEINEKIAEVKRYLKALTGSKYMADRRTGPKEARRSPHVFKPDTGEGYTYKPLGQILLDRKMITAEKLDEALTTHWRRGMLLGDILTQLGFTAEKDIALALKEQKSYTKGLYGAGCPA, from the coding sequence ATGGACCAGCCGAAAAAGATCCTGATAATATCATCCGATAAAAATTTGCGCGAAGTGTTGAGATTCTGCTTCGACGGATGGGGGTATCAGGTTATCCTTTTCGAAACGATGGTACATGATGTCACGCCTATAAAAAAGATCTCGCCTAACGTCATAGTGATCGATGTTCACGCGGCAAAGCATATGGATCTGGAGATATGCGGGCTCCTTAAAAGCGATTTCATTACGGCCTACATTCCGGTAATAACCCTTATCAATAAAAGACAGCTTCGCGGGCATCTCTTGAGCATCAAACAGGGGGTGGACGATTACCTGATAAAGCCTCCGGATCCACTTGATCTGAGGGTGCGCGTCGAGATGGCAATAAAACGCCTGCAATACAGCTTCTATTCAATGCCTCTTACAGGGCTCCCGGGCGGAAGGCTCATCGAAGAAAACCTGCGCGACAGGCTAAAGGACGGTAAGGCCTTTTCCTTCGGATATCTGGATCTGGACAATTTTAAATATTTCAACGATATGTACGGCTATCTGCAGGGTGACCGTGTCATAATGCAAACGGCCTATATGCTCTACACGACAATACTGAAGTTCGGTAATAGCGGCGATTTTATAGGGCACATAGGAGGGGATGACTTCGCGTTTATCACCACTCCCGATAAACATGCCGCGATATGCCAGAACTTCATCGCGGCATTCAATATGGTAATGCCGTTCCACTATAATAAAGAAGACCGTTCCCGCGGCTATGTAGTTGCGCGAGCCAGAGACCATAAGATAAAGAACATACCTCTGGTCAGCGTGTCGATAGCTGTGGTGAACAGCGGCGAAGATGAAAAATTTAAGAATGTAATAGAGATAAATGAAAAGATAGCGGAAGTGAAACGCTATCTCAAGGCCCTTACGGGATCAAAATACATGGCCGACAGGCGCACCGGTCCTAAGGAGGCCCGCCGCTCGCCGCATGTCTTTAAGCCGGATACCGGTGAGGGTTATACTTACAAGCCTCTCGGGCAGATCCTGCTGGACCGGAAGATGATAACAGCCGAAAAACTGGACGAGGCCCTTACGACCCATTGGAGACGAGGAATGCTCCTGGGTGATATATTGACGCAGCTAGGGTTTACGGCGGAAAAAGACATAGCCCTGGCATTGAAAGAACAGAAGTCATACACGAAAGGCCTTTATGGCGCCGGATGTCCAGCTTGA
- the rpsU gene encoding 30S ribosomal protein S21 gives MPKITVGENEPIEKALRRFKKKMEIEGTLKTLKARKHYEKPSEQKRRKRKMAWKK, from the coding sequence ATGCCTAAGATCACCGTTGGTGAGAATGAGCCTATTGAAAAGGCGCTTAGACGATTCAAAAAAAAGATGGAGATAGAGGGAACTCTTAAGACGCTTAAGGCTAGAAAGCATTACGAGAAGCCGAGCGAGCAGAAGCGGCGCAAGAGAAAAATGGCGTGGAAGAAATAA
- a CDS encoding NYN domain-containing protein, giving the protein MPIIIDGWNLIRNRRSRIRDDGADSLESAQALISYLSEFQETHNDPIVLVFDSTNEYLDIRYTSTPKLRIVASRDADNYIKKYIEDTPDRQRRNIRVVSSDNDIYYHAKSYFATPLKCEAFWDKLVRP; this is encoded by the coding sequence GTGCCGATTATAATAGATGGGTGGAATTTAATACGAAACCGCAGGTCCAGAATAAGAGATGACGGCGCGGATTCTCTCGAATCCGCCCAGGCACTCATATCATATCTAAGCGAGTTTCAGGAAACCCATAACGATCCCATTGTGCTGGTATTTGACAGCACAAATGAATATCTCGATATACGCTACACGAGCACGCCGAAACTAAGAATAGTGGCCTCAAGAGACGCAGATAATTATATAAAAAAGTATATAGAGGATACCCCTGACCGGCAGAGGCGCAATATAAGGGTCGTATCGTCGGACAACGATATATATTATCATGCGAAGAGCTATTTTGCCACGCCGCTGAAATGCGAAGCGTTCTGGGATAAATTAGTTAGACCTTGA
- a CDS encoding pitrilysin family protein: MEEIIKRINLALIFLSFIASAAYGASQDAIVLPDEAVSKITLDNGLTVLAKYSLPQDLVAIDVKVKAGSSIEGEYLGSGISHLVEHMLFRGTASRGVGDIEKEIKSYGGIINGSTSNDATDFYIVLPSKYLPQALAVLKDMLLNAKMDPAELTREKEVILKEIRMDKDEPHGRLMRLLNEKAYLSHTYKFPTIGYEKNLKALTAGDIVKYYKTRYVPNRMIVTVAGGIDESAAISQVEKEFEDFRRADYSVSDLISIEPAQIQSRSADERIETNLAYLAMGFHSTSILSEDLFAMDVLSKILGQGDNSRLNTSLYKNKALVYTVSASNYTPRDPGLFVITVVLDENKLGETEKSIMEELGILRAGLVRDEELNSAKRMLLADYISILETIEAQANDISTSYMLTGSEGFSRRYVEGINAVKKEDIKAVANKYLRADNLTTVRILPPGKKEQKNFIERPNVRNTVKEALLPNGLKLFVREDKKIPSVTITAAMLGALTAETKEDNGISNITADMILRGTYTRPDSGKIKGVLQELGGEIDSFSGVNTFGVSISVLKPDLDMALEILKDVLVNANFSEREFEKSKSFIIASIKAEDDDIFEVGMNALKKELFAGSPYGLRGIGRIESVSSLKPEDAAEFYKKYYLPNNMVIAISGDVDAEKTISKLKGLFSDLKSKELSIPSAGETAIDKAKTVSIAMDKEQSLIALGFKAVSRKSPDRYPLEVLGAVMSGYSGRLFENLRNKLSLAYTLGCWQDYWTDEGIFAFYVATTKDKLPAVKKALIEELRKVKSSGITDDELRRAKRELSSRHQMAMQSNGFFTFNFAVEELRGLGYDNLYKYETEVDKVTKEDVRRVLDKYLDLGKSVEVVISPDKNP, translated from the coding sequence GTGGAAGAAATAATTAAAAGAATAAACCTGGCACTGATATTTCTTTCATTTATAGCATCTGCCGCCTACGGCGCTTCACAAGATGCAATAGTCCTTCCTGATGAGGCCGTTTCTAAGATAACCTTAGATAACGGCCTCACTGTTTTAGCCAAATATTCGCTTCCACAGGACCTGGTCGCGATAGATGTGAAGGTGAAAGCAGGCTCGAGCATTGAAGGCGAATATCTAGGTTCGGGAATTTCACATCTTGTGGAGCATATGCTCTTCAGGGGAACTGCTTCCAGGGGCGTAGGCGACATTGAAAAAGAGATTAAATCCTACGGCGGTATAATAAACGGTTCCACCTCCAATGACGCCACGGATTTCTATATAGTCTTACCGTCAAAATATCTTCCCCAGGCCCTGGCCGTCCTTAAGGATATGCTCCTTAACGCGAAGATGGACCCCGCCGAACTCACAAGGGAAAAAGAAGTTATCCTGAAAGAGATACGGATGGACAAGGACGAGCCCCATGGGCGGCTGATGCGGCTTTTGAACGAGAAGGCTTACTTGAGCCACACATATAAATTTCCAACTATAGGTTACGAAAAGAACCTGAAAGCTCTCACTGCAGGCGACATAGTGAAATATTATAAAACCAGATACGTGCCGAACAGGATGATAGTGACGGTGGCAGGAGGCATCGATGAGTCCGCAGCGATCTCTCAGGTCGAAAAGGAGTTCGAGGACTTCAGGCGCGCGGATTACAGCGTTTCGGACCTGATAAGCATTGAACCGGCGCAGATTCAGTCCCGAAGCGCGGATGAGCGCATAGAGACGAACCTCGCGTATCTTGCCATGGGCTTCCATTCAACAAGTATTTTAAGCGAAGATCTGTTCGCCATGGATGTCTTATCAAAGATCCTTGGGCAGGGGGATAACTCGAGGCTCAATACTTCATTGTATAAAAACAAGGCCCTGGTCTATACCGTAAGTGCGTCGAATTACACGCCAAGGGATCCCGGATTATTCGTGATAACGGTAGTACTTGATGAAAACAAGCTGGGTGAAACCGAAAAGTCTATAATGGAAGAACTGGGCATCTTGCGCGCCGGCCTCGTGCGGGATGAGGAGCTCAATTCCGCTAAACGCATGTTGCTGGCCGATTACATATCGATCCTTGAGACCATAGAAGCTCAGGCCAATGATATATCCACAAGCTACATGCTGACAGGCTCCGAAGGCTTCTCCAGGCGCTACGTCGAAGGTATAAATGCCGTAAAAAAAGAAGATATAAAGGCCGTCGCGAATAAGTACCTTCGCGCCGATAATCTTACCACAGTTAGGATTTTGCCTCCGGGCAAAAAAGAGCAAAAGAATTTTATTGAAAGGCCAAATGTCCGGAATACGGTAAAAGAGGCGTTGCTCCCGAACGGCCTTAAACTTTTCGTGCGGGAAGACAAGAAGATACCATCCGTCACGATAACGGCGGCAATGCTTGGTGCGTTAACGGCGGAGACTAAAGAGGATAACGGAATATCCAATATCACGGCGGATATGATCCTGCGGGGCACATATACCAGGCCCGACAGCGGCAAGATAAAAGGCGTGTTACAGGAGCTGGGTGGAGAGATTGACTCTTTCAGCGGCGTCAATACTTTCGGTGTCAGCATATCCGTGCTTAAACCCGATCTGGATATGGCGCTGGAGATACTGAAAGATGTTTTGGTGAACGCGAATTTCTCCGAGCGGGAATTCGAAAAAAGCAAATCTTTCATTATAGCGTCGATAAAAGCAGAGGACGATGATATCTTTGAAGTCGGTATGAATGCCCTGAAGAAGGAGCTTTTCGCCGGCTCTCCTTACGGGCTTCGCGGCATAGGCCGGATTGAATCCGTAAGCTCTTTAAAACCTGAGGATGCGGCGGAATTCTACAAAAAATATTACCTGCCTAATAATATGGTTATCGCCATATCGGGCGACGTCGATGCCGAAAAGACGATAAGTAAATTAAAAGGACTCTTCTCGGATCTCAAGAGCAAAGAGCTGTCCATTCCTTCGGCAGGCGAGACGGCCATCGATAAAGCAAAGACGGTTTCGATCGCCATGGATAAGGAGCAGAGCCTTATCGCGCTGGGCTTTAAGGCCGTCTCCAGAAAAAGCCCTGACAGATACCCGCTGGAAGTCCTGGGCGCCGTCATGTCCGGATATTCGGGAAGGCTATTCGAGAACTTGCGCAATAAGCTTTCCCTTGCTTACACGCTCGGATGCTGGCAGGATTACTGGACCGATGAAGGGATCTTCGCGTTTTATGTCGCTACCACAAAAGATAAATTGCCCGCCGTTAAAAAAGCGTTAATCGAAGAATTGCGCAAGGTGAAGTCGTCCGGTATAACGGATGACGAGCTTCGCCGTGCCAAGAGGGAGCTCTCCTCCCGTCATCAGATGGCAATGCAATCGAACGGATTTTTCACGTTTAATTTTGCGGTGGAAGAACTTCGCGGTTTAGGCTATGATAATCTTTACAAATATGAGACAGAGGTCGATAAGGTGACCAAAGAGGATGTCAGGAGAGTCCTTGATAAATATCTTGACCTCGGGAAGAGCGTGGAAGTAGTGATTTCGCCGGACAAGAATCCCTAA